In the Gammaproteobacteria bacterium genome, TAACAAACAACATAAACTCCCTCATATTCATGTCACATACTCTGGAGATGAAGTCATAATATCAATTCCAGATGGAAATGTTATTGAAGGAATTATACCTTCTTCGAAACTAAAATTAGTTCAAGCATGGACAGAAATACATAAAGAAGAGCTTATGGCTAACTGGGAGTTGGCAGTATCAGGTGAACAACCTTACAGAATAGATCCATTGA is a window encoding:
- a CDS encoding DUF4160 domain-containing protein; the protein is MPSISAFYGIIIYMYFMDNKQHKLPHIHVTYSGDEVIISIPDGNVIEGIIPSSKLKLVQAWTEIHKEELMANWELAVSGEQPYRIDPLR